Proteins from one Ipomoea triloba cultivar NCNSP0323 chromosome 1, ASM357664v1 genomic window:
- the LOC115999083 gene encoding alpha carbonic anhydrase 1, chloroplastic-like translates to MAIKKIMAMVFVVAALCMLNTRAAYVEDAYPAYFSYSGSTGPQFWGSLSPSYAKCSNGTAQSPINIVNRDTVLNRSLNALNIQFRDSVNATLINYGFKVEILFRGDAGTLVFRGKTYALSEIHWHTPSDHRIDGIQFTAELHMVHSAADSSRAVVSVLLQSGQSDPIVTKIQQQLGQLPMRPPNQTPPEIPLVNLNIQELRNLTTTRRYYTYPGSLTNPPCTEGITWIIIGKIGTISKAQVAALKRPLDNGSKNNARPVQPLNGRKVEVYQAMFP, encoded by the exons ATGGCAATAAAAAAGATAATGGCAATGGTATTTGTGGTTGCAGCTCTATGCATGCTCAATACCAGAGCCGCCTATGTAGAGGATGCATACCCGGCGTATTTTAGTTATTCGGGCTCAACGGGCCCTCAGTTCTGGGGAAGTTTAAGCCCGAGCTACGCAAAGTGCTCTAACGGAACAGCCCAATCCCCAATCAATATCGTTAACAGAGACACAGTGCTTAACCGCAGTTTGAATGCTTTGAATATACAGTTTCGTGATTCCGTCAATGCTACTTTGATTAACTATGGCTTCAAAGTTGAG ATATTATTTCGTGGGGATGCAGGAACCTTGGTCTTTCGTGGTAAAACTTATGCCTTAAGTGAAATCCATTGGCATACTCCTTCTGACCACCGAATTGACGGGATTCA GTTTACGGCTGAGCTTCACATGGTCCACAGCGCTGCTGATAGTAGCAGGGCTGTGGTATCAGTTCTATTGCAATCTGGCCAATCTGATCCCATTGTTACTAAG ATACAACAACAACTAGGTCAGTTACCAATGAGGCCACCGAATCAAACCCCACCAGAAATTCCattggtaaatttaaatattcaaGAACTAAGAAATCTAACTACCACCAGGAGATATTACACTTATCCAGGCTCTCTAACCAATCCCCCATGCACGGAAGGTATTACATGGATAATCATAGGAAAG ATTGGGACAATTTCAAAGGCTCAAGTTGCAGCTCTGAAACGTCCATTGGACAATGGAAGCAAGAACAATGCAAGGCCAGTGCAGCCCCTGAATGGAAGAAAAGTGGAGGTCTACCAAGCTATGTTTCCTTAA